The sequence GGGCTCGTCGGTTGTCGACCTGTTCGGCATCGTGATCCCTGCCGAGAAAGCAGCGGACGGCTCGACGGTCCGCGACGAGCTCGACAAAGATCTCTATGAGGTTCTGCCGGCGCCGCCGCCCGCGAAGCCGGTGTCCGAGGCCGGTTAGGCTAGCTGCGTGTTTGAATCTCTGTCCGACCGGTTGACCGGTGCCCTGTCGGGCCTGCGTGGCAAGGGGCGGTTGACCGACGCCGACATCGACGTGACCACCCGTGAGATCCGGCTGGCGCTGCTCGAGGCCGACGTCTCGCTGCCCGTGGTGCGCGAGTTCGTCAGCCGCATCAAGGAGCGGGCGCGCGGCGCCGAGGTCTCCGCAGCGCTGAACCCGGCCCAGCAGGTCGTCAAGATCGTCAACGAGGAACTCATCGGAATCCTCGGCGGGGAGACCCGTCAGCTGGCATTCGCCAAAACCCCGCCGACCGTGGTGATGCTTGCGGGCCTGCAGGGTTCGGGTAAGACGACTCTGGCCGGCAAACTCGCGAAATGGCTGAAGGGACAAGGCCATACGCCGCTGTTGGTGGCCTGTGACCTCCAGCGCCCCGGCGCGGTGAATCAGCTTCAGGTCGTCGGCGGCCAGGCAGGGGTCGAGGTTTTCGCGCCGCATCCCGGCGCGTCGGCCGACGGTTCCGTCGACACTGACGCCAGCGCCCCGGTCAAGGTGGCCTCTGACGGCCTCGCCGAGGCCAGGGCCAGGCACTTCGACGTGGTCATCGTCGACACCGCGGGCCGGCTCGGCATCGACGACGAGCTGATGGCACAGGCCGCCTCGATCCGTGAGGCCGTGGATCCCGACGAAGTGCTGTTCGTCGTGGACGCGATGATCGGCCAGGACGCCGTCACCACAGCGGAGGCGTTCCGCGAGGGCGTCGGGTTCACCGGCGTGGTGCTCACCAAGCTGGACGGCGACGCCCGCGGCGGCGCCGCGCTCTCGGTGCGCGAGGTCATCGGCGTGCCGATCCTGTTCGCGTCGGCGGGCGAGAAACTCGACGACTTCGACGTCTTCCACCCCGACCGGATGGCCAGCCGCATCCTCGGCATGGGCGATGTGCTCACACTCATCGAGCAGGCCGAGCAGGTCTTCGACGCGCAGCAGGCCGAGGATGCCGCAGCCAAGATCGGCTCGGGCGAACTCACGCTGGAGGACTTCCTCGAGCAGATGATGGCCATCCGCAAGATGGGGCCGATCGGCAACCTGCTCGGCATGCTGCCCGGCGCCGGGCAGATGAAGGATGCGCTGGCCGCGGTCGACGACTCTCAGCTCGACCGGGTGCAGGCCATCATCCGCGGCATGACACCGCAGGAGCGCGCCGAGCCGAAGATCATCAACGCGTCCCGACGGCTGCGCATCGCCAACGGCTCCGGTGTCACTGTGTCGGAGGTCAATCAACTCGTCGACCGGTTCTTCGAAGCCCGCAAGATGATGTCGCAGATGGCAGGCCAGATGGGAATGCCGTTCGGCCGCAAGGGTTCGTCGCGCAAGAGCGCGAAGGGCAAGAAGAAGGGCAAGAAGGGCGGGCGGGGTCCTACACCGCCGAAGGTCAGGAGTCCGTTCGGCGCCGGTGCCGGTGTGCCGGAGGGCTTCCCCGATCTGTCGAACATGCCGAAGGGTCTCGACGAGCTGCCGCCCGGCCTGGCCGACATCGACCTGTCGAAGCTGAAGTTCCCCAAGAACTAGATGACGTCGCCGCAGCGCCTCCACGTCAGAGGTCGGGGATTGCCCGACGGCGAGCCGGTTGAGTGGTGGATCGTCGACGGGGTGCTGAGCGCCGAACCGGTCGCCGACGCGCAGACCGTCTTCGGTGCCGACGGTGTCGGCGGCTGGATCGTGCCGGGTCTGGTAGACGCGCACTGCCATGTCGGCCTCGGCGAGCACGGCCCGCTCGACAACCTGGACGACTGCATCGAGCAGGCCGAGACCGAACGCGGGGTGGGCGCGCTGCTGCTGCGCGATTGCGGCTCACCGATCGACACGCGTGCCCTCGACGAGCGCGACGATCTGCCTCGCATCATCCGGCACGGCCGCCATCTGGCCCGGCCGAAGCGCTACCAGCGCGACTTCGCGATCGAGTTGGAGGACGAATCGCAGCTGCCGGAGGCGGTCGCCGAGCAGGCGCGCTGGGGCGACGGCTGGGTCAAGCTGGTCGGCGACTGGATCGACAGAGAGGTCGGAGACCTGGCGCCGCTGTGGTCCGACGATGTGCTCGAGGCGGCGATGAAGGCGGCGCATGCCGAGGGTGCGCGGGTGACCGCTCACGTGTTCGGCGAGGACGCGCTGCCCGGTCTCATCACGGCCGGGATCGACTGCATCGAACACGGCACGGGACTGACCGACGACACGGTCGCGCTGATGGTCGAACACGGAACCGCGTTGGTGCCGACGCTGATCAACATCGAGAACTTCCCGGGGATCGCCGACGGCGCGGCGAAGTACCCGCGGTATGCCGGCCACATCCGCGACCTCTACGAGAAGAGCGGCGCCCGGGTCGCGGCCGCACACGAGGCGGGGGTGCCGATCTTCGCGGGCACCGACGCGGGCAGCATGGTCGCCCACGGCCGCATCGCCGAGGAGATCGATGCGCTGAAACGGATCGGGATGACACCGACCGAAGCGCTCGGCGCGGCGAGCTGGACCGCCCGCGGCTGGCTGGGCAGGCCTTCGCTGGAGCACGGCGCCCCCGCGGATCTCGTCTGCTACGCCGAGGACCCGCGCACCGGTGCAGCCGTCATCAACGACCCGGACGTGGTCATACTGCGTGGCCGCGTCCACTAGTTCCCGGCGGCTGCGCGCCGCGGCCGCACTGCTGACGGTGCTGGCGCTGGCGGCCGGCACGCCGTGCGCGGTGGCCGACCCCAACGCCTTGTGGGACATCGTCAACGGCCAGTGCGTGCCCGCCGAGCTGACGGTGCACCGGCCCGCACCGTGCGCACACGTCGATCTGGGCGGCGGCTACGCAGTGCTGAAGGACTTCGTCGGCGCGACGCAGTTCCTGGTGATCCCGACCGCGCGCGTAGCAGGTATCGAAAGCCCTGAGGTCCTCGCCTGGAATGCGCCGAACTACTTCGCCGATGCGTGGCGCGCCCGCGCGTATGTCGAGCAGCGCGCAGGGCGCGGGCTGCCGCGCGACTGGGTGAGCCTGGCCGTCAACTCCGCTGCGGCGCGGTCGCAGAACCAGCTGCACATCCACGTCGACTGCGTGCGCGCCGACGTCCGGAAGGCCCTGGCGACGCACGCCGGGGCCATCGGACCGACGTGGTCGGCGTTTCCCGTGCCGTTGGTGGGGCAGCAGTACCGCGCGATCGCGGTGGCCGCCGACGGGCTGGACGGCGTCAACCCGTTCCGGCTGCTTGCAGACGGCCTTGCCGGCGGAGATGTGATGGCGGCGCAGACTCTGGTGGCGGTCGGGACCACCGGCGTCGACGGAGCGCCCGGATTCGTTCTGCTCGCAGGACGCGCCGACGCCGCTGATCCAGGCAGCGGCCATGGCGAAGACCTTCAGGATCACGACACGTGCCCGCCGCCTGCCGAGGTGATGGGCAAATAAGGCTCAGGGTTGCGCGAAGCCCCAGTCGAAGAGGCTGATCGCCTGACCGTACAGATCGCCGTCGCCGTACATCTCGACGACGACGAGCCTGCGGTTACCTCTCTGGGCCGCTGCGACGAAGGTGTCGCGCGCGAGGTTCGTGTAGCCCGTCTTGCCGGCGATCGTGCCGGGATAGCGTGACAGCAGCTGGTTCTGCGCGGTGATCGTCTTACCGGGGAAGGCTGCCGATGGCTCGCGGAAGATCTGTGCGATCAGCGGATAGGTGAGTGCCGTGCGGTAGATCACCGCGAGATCGTGGGGAGTGGTGATCGACTCCCATCCGGGGCCGTCGAGGCCGGACGGCGACGACGCACGCGTGCTCCGTGCGCCGACAGCGGCCGCCTTGCGGTTCATCGCGGCGACCGCGACCTGCTGCCCGCCCAGCATGTCGGCCAACATGTTCGCCGCGTCGTTGCCCGACACCATCAGCAGGGCTTCCAGCAGCTGCCGGGTGGTGTAGACCTGGCCGGGTTCCAGCCCGACACATGAACATTCGACTTCGGTGTGGGATTGGTTGGCGCGCGCGAAGTTGTCCGGCCGCAGATTGTCGAGCACGACCATGGCGAGTAGGGGCTTGATCGTGCTGGCAGGCGCATGCTCCCCGAACGGGTCGTGCGACGCCAGAATGCGTCCCGAGTCGAGATCGGCGACCAGCCACGCCTGTGCCGGACCGTCAGGGAGAGCGACCGCGCCGGCCGGTTGGACACCCGGCTCAGCTGACGCGGTCGGCGCGGCGACCGCAGAGCCCGTCACAGCGAGCGCGGTTGCCAAGGCTGCCAACATATTTCGCACGAACGCCGAGAGTAACCTGCGCAAACACCGGTTTCGGCCGCGCGCAGGTCTCGGATCCGTTGCGGATCAACAACTTTTGACTACGTTTGTTTAACGTCGATCGCTACAGCGACGCGACGCTCAACTGCGTGTCCTGGGCGAAGCCCCAGTCGAAGAGGCTCACCGCCTGATCCCAGTACGTCGGGCCACCCTCCTTGACCAGCCCGTACATCATGGCGATCACCAGCCGGCGTCCGTTGCGGTCGGCGGCGGCGACGAACGTCTTGCGCGCGGCGTCGGTGAACCCGGTCTTGCCGCCGAGCGTGCCTGGATAGCGGTGCAGGAGTTGGTCGTCGTTGACGATGGGGCTGTCGCCCGTCTTCGTCGGGAACGTGGCCGCAGGCTGGGCGATGATCCGTGCGAACACCGGGTTGGCCATCGCCGCGCGGAAGATGACCGCAAGGTCGCGCGGCGTGGTGGCCCCTGGGCCCGCCGGTCCGTCGAGACCCGACGGTGTCGACGCGTAGGTGCCGAGCGCGCCGATGGCGGCGGCCTTGGCGGTCATCTTGGCCACCGCGACGTCGTAGCCGCCGATCATGTCGGCCAGTGCATTGGCGGCGTCGTTGCCCGACATCAGCAGGACCGCTTCGAGCAGCTGCCGTGCGGTGTAGGCGCGGCCCGGCTCGACGCCTGCGCACGTGCACTCGACCTGGGTGTCCGCCTCGGTTCCGAGGACCGTCGCATCGAGATCGGTCACCTCGTCGAGCGCGGTCAGCACCAACAGTGTCTTGATCGTGCTGGCCGGGGGATGAGGGACGTTCATCTCACGCTCGGCGAGCACCTGCCCCGTGTCCATATCCGCGACGATCCACGCCGGTGCGGGACCCTCGGGCGGCGGCGACACGTTGCCGACCGGCTGGACGACGGGCTCCGCCTCGGCCATCGGCACGTCGGACAACGGTGCCACCGACAACGAGAGCATGCTCAGGCATGCGGCCACGACCGCGAAAAACCTCCCCATGGGTTTAGCACAATAACCCTGATCCACGGGTGGCCGCTGGCCGGTGTTCAATCGACCCATGCTGAGCCTCGAAGAAATCTCCGACCGCCTCGAACTGCAACACCTGCTGATCAGCTATTCCGAGGCCATCGACCGTCGCGAATTCGACGAGCTGGACGACATCTTCACCCAAGACGCCTACATCGACTACCGCGACACCGGAGGCGTCGACGGCCGATATCCGCAGATCAAAGCCTGGCTGGCCGAGACGCTGCCGACCTATTTCGAGCGCAACGCCCACATGCTGGGACTGCCTGCGATCACGCTCGCAGGCGATACCGCCACCGCGCGCACCTTCTGCTTCAACCCGATGATCCTCAAAGGGGAAAAGCCCAAGGTGATGCAGGTCGGCGTCTGGTACGACGACGAGTTCGTCCGCACCGCCGCCGGCTGGCGGCTGTCCCGCCGCGTCGAGATCAAGTGCTACGACAAAATCTTGTGAGGCCGCCGCAGCACGATTTCGCCCGGTAGCGGCTGTTCTGGCACAATGGGCGGCTGTCCGCCGCAGGACCACGGCCCCGCGGCGGTCACACACGTAAGGCAAAACCGGATCCGGGCAACCGCCCGCGGTCGCTGAATTGCAGCGTGGCAACTGCACGAGGAGAGTTCGCTTAATCATGGCTGTCAAGATCAAGCTCACCCGGCTTGGCAAGATCCGCAATCCCCAGTACCGCATCGCCGTCGCCGACGCGCGCACCCGCCGCGACGGACGCTCGATCGAGGTCATCGGCCGGTACCACCCGAAGGAAGATCCGAGCCTCATCGAGATCGACTCGGAGCGCGCCCAGTACTGGCTCAGTGTCGGCGCCCAGCCCACCGAACCCGTGCTCGCGCTGCTGAAGATCACCGGCGACTGGCAGAAGTTCAAGGGCCTG is a genomic window of Mycobacterium sp. ITM-2016-00318 containing:
- the ffh gene encoding signal recognition particle protein; this translates as MFESLSDRLTGALSGLRGKGRLTDADIDVTTREIRLALLEADVSLPVVREFVSRIKERARGAEVSAALNPAQQVVKIVNEELIGILGGETRQLAFAKTPPTVVMLAGLQGSGKTTLAGKLAKWLKGQGHTPLLVACDLQRPGAVNQLQVVGGQAGVEVFAPHPGASADGSVDTDASAPVKVASDGLAEARARHFDVVIVDTAGRLGIDDELMAQAASIREAVDPDEVLFVVDAMIGQDAVTTAEAFREGVGFTGVVLTKLDGDARGGAALSVREVIGVPILFASAGEKLDDFDVFHPDRMASRILGMGDVLTLIEQAEQVFDAQQAEDAAAKIGSGELTLEDFLEQMMAIRKMGPIGNLLGMLPGAGQMKDALAAVDDSQLDRVQAIIRGMTPQERAEPKIINASRRLRIANGSGVTVSEVNQLVDRFFEARKMMSQMAGQMGMPFGRKGSSRKSAKGKKKGKKGGRGPTPPKVRSPFGAGAGVPEGFPDLSNMPKGLDELPPGLADIDLSKLKFPKN
- a CDS encoding amidohydrolase family protein, producing the protein MTSPQRLHVRGRGLPDGEPVEWWIVDGVLSAEPVADAQTVFGADGVGGWIVPGLVDAHCHVGLGEHGPLDNLDDCIEQAETERGVGALLLRDCGSPIDTRALDERDDLPRIIRHGRHLARPKRYQRDFAIELEDESQLPEAVAEQARWGDGWVKLVGDWIDREVGDLAPLWSDDVLEAAMKAAHAEGARVTAHVFGEDALPGLITAGIDCIEHGTGLTDDTVALMVEHGTALVPTLINIENFPGIADGAAKYPRYAGHIRDLYEKSGARVAAAHEAGVPIFAGTDAGSMVAHGRIAEEIDALKRIGMTPTEALGAASWTARGWLGRPSLEHGAPADLVCYAEDPRTGAAVINDPDVVILRGRVH
- a CDS encoding CDP-diacylglycerol diphosphatase translates to MAASTSSRRLRAAAALLTVLALAAGTPCAVADPNALWDIVNGQCVPAELTVHRPAPCAHVDLGGGYAVLKDFVGATQFLVIPTARVAGIESPEVLAWNAPNYFADAWRARAYVEQRAGRGLPRDWVSLAVNSAAARSQNQLHIHVDCVRADVRKALATHAGAIGPTWSAFPVPLVGQQYRAIAVAADGLDGVNPFRLLADGLAGGDVMAAQTLVAVGTTGVDGAPGFVLLAGRADAADPGSGHGEDLQDHDTCPPPAEVMGK
- a CDS encoding D-alanyl-D-alanine carboxypeptidase family protein, whose protein sequence is MRNMLAALATALAVTGSAVAAPTASAEPGVQPAGAVALPDGPAQAWLVADLDSGRILASHDPFGEHAPASTIKPLLAMVVLDNLRPDNFARANQSHTEVECSCVGLEPGQVYTTRQLLEALLMVSGNDAANMLADMLGGQQVAVAAMNRKAAAVGARSTRASSPSGLDGPGWESITTPHDLAVIYRTALTYPLIAQIFREPSAAFPGKTITAQNQLLSRYPGTIAGKTGYTNLARDTFVAAAQRGNRRLVVVEMYGDGDLYGQAISLFDWGFAQP
- a CDS encoding D-alanyl-D-alanine carboxypeptidase family protein, producing MGRFFAVVAACLSMLSLSVAPLSDVPMAEAEPVVQPVGNVSPPPEGPAPAWIVADMDTGQVLAEREMNVPHPPASTIKTLLVLTALDEVTDLDATVLGTEADTQVECTCAGVEPGRAYTARQLLEAVLLMSGNDAANALADMIGGYDVAVAKMTAKAAAIGALGTYASTPSGLDGPAGPGATTPRDLAVIFRAAMANPVFARIIAQPAATFPTKTGDSPIVNDDQLLHRYPGTLGGKTGFTDAARKTFVAAADRNGRRLVIAMMYGLVKEGGPTYWDQAVSLFDWGFAQDTQLSVASL
- a CDS encoding nuclear transport factor 2 family protein, whose amino-acid sequence is MLSLEEISDRLELQHLLISYSEAIDRREFDELDDIFTQDAYIDYRDTGGVDGRYPQIKAWLAETLPTYFERNAHMLGLPAITLAGDTATARTFCFNPMILKGEKPKVMQVGVWYDDEFVRTAAGWRLSRRVEIKCYDKIL